The following proteins are co-located in the Streptomyces sp. NBC_01198 genome:
- a CDS encoding MarR family winged helix-turn-helix transcriptional regulator, with the protein MGGVEESEDRFPSRIEGKPTWLLARAYTRSVGLMAAGFAASGTGLRSYHYRLLAALDEWGVASQADLGRGTRMDRKDVAGAIAELERRGFVARSVDPDDRRRNIVTITDDGRRQLPVLDEVIESIQQQVLARLSPAESEQFFHIMRRLTQDEADDS; encoded by the coding sequence ATGGGTGGCGTTGAGGAGAGTGAGGACCGATTCCCCTCTCGCATCGAAGGCAAGCCCACCTGGCTGCTCGCTCGCGCCTACACGCGGTCCGTCGGGCTCATGGCAGCCGGTTTCGCCGCCTCGGGTACGGGGCTCCGCAGCTACCACTACCGGCTTCTCGCGGCTCTTGACGAGTGGGGCGTGGCCAGTCAGGCAGATCTGGGCCGCGGCACCCGCATGGACCGGAAGGACGTCGCCGGCGCGATCGCCGAACTGGAGCGGCGCGGATTCGTCGCCCGTAGCGTCGACCCGGACGACCGGCGCCGCAACATCGTCACCATCACCGACGACGGCCGACGCCAGCTCCCGGTTCTGGACGAGGTCATCGAGTCGATCCAGCAGCAAGTGCTGGCGCGCCTGTCACCCGCTGAGAGCGAACAGTTCTTCCACATCATGCGACGGCTGACGCAGGACGAGGCCGACGACAGCTGA
- a CDS encoding glycine cleavage system protein H translates to MPVPEELKYSTKHEWVGGLDDLDGGAGVLTIGITQLVVDEVGEIVYLRLPDVGTRVDAGDICGEVETSDLTVNVFAPVAGVVTEVNQGVVDEPRSVSDDPFGRGWLFRLRVEEPPSDLLDSVAYNQHTSEPS, encoded by the coding sequence ATGCCGGTTCCCGAGGAACTGAAGTACAGCACGAAGCACGAATGGGTCGGGGGTCTGGACGACCTGGACGGCGGGGCGGGCGTGCTGACGATCGGCATCACCCAACTCGTGGTCGACGAGGTCGGCGAGATCGTCTACCTGCGGCTGCCCGATGTGGGTACGAGAGTTGACGCCGGCGACATCTGCGGTGAGGTCGAGACGTCCGATCTGACCGTGAACGTCTTCGCCCCCGTCGCCGGCGTGGTCACCGAGGTCAACCAGGGTGTGGTCGACGAGCCGAGGTCGGTCAGCGACGACCCGTTCGGACGTGGCTGGCTGTTCAGGCTCCGGGTGGAGGAACCACCCTCCGACCTGCTGGACTCCGTCGCCTACAACCAGCACACATCCGAGCCGAGCTGA
- a CDS encoding FadR/GntR family transcriptional regulator, whose translation MSLTDKAIARIRELIQSGELLPGAKLPPEQKLASDLGLSRNLMREAVKALVVARVLEIRRGDGTYVTSLEPELLLKGLGSAVELLRGDKLLELTEVRRLFEPIATGLAAGRITAEDLTGIKYHLDAMTQAGEDVELLNKHDAAFHCAVIASAGNSTLATLLEGISSRTVRARVWRGLADDNVGDRTIAEHRAIYDALVAGDSALAEAAALIHVSTTEQWLREHFDQECPQNGAGQRP comes from the coding sequence ATGTCACTGACCGACAAAGCCATCGCCCGGATCAGGGAACTCATCCAGTCCGGAGAGCTTCTTCCCGGTGCGAAACTGCCTCCGGAGCAGAAGTTGGCCTCGGACCTCGGGCTGTCCCGCAACCTCATGCGCGAGGCGGTCAAAGCCCTGGTGGTGGCACGGGTTCTGGAGATCCGGCGAGGGGACGGAACCTATGTGACGAGCCTGGAGCCGGAGCTGCTGCTGAAAGGCCTCGGCTCCGCGGTGGAACTGCTCCGCGGCGACAAGCTGCTGGAGCTGACCGAGGTCCGCAGGCTCTTCGAACCGATCGCCACGGGTCTGGCCGCCGGCCGGATCACCGCGGAGGACCTCACCGGGATCAAGTACCACCTGGACGCGATGACGCAGGCAGGCGAGGACGTCGAACTGCTCAACAAGCACGACGCCGCCTTCCACTGCGCGGTGATCGCCTCCGCCGGGAACAGCACGCTGGCCACGCTGCTCGAGGGCATCTCCAGCCGCACGGTACGCGCTCGCGTGTGGCGCGGTCTGGCCGACGACAACGTCGGTGATCGCACCATCGCGGAACACCGGGCGATCTACGACGCCCTGGTGGCAGGCGACAGCGCCCTCGCGGAGGCCGCAGCGCTGATCCATGTGAGTACGACCGAGCAGTGGCTGCGCGAGCACTTCGACCAGGAGTGCCCGCAGAACGGCGCGGGTCAACGCCCGTGA
- a CDS encoding isocitrate lyase/PEP mutase family protein → MATDVADLRARAERLRELHRGDMLVLPNVWDAGSAKVVAEAGFPAVATASASVSAMLGHPDGEGAPWQEMFAAAGRVARAVTVPVTVDAEAGYGMKPAELVSRLLETGAVGCNLEDSDHRAGGLVDAGAQAEWLAGVRLAADDAGVPLVINARVDAFLPAGGVPEADRVAEAVRRGLLYLAAGADCVYPIGMRERDQVAALVAGLPGPVNANPGGPLDLATLRELGVARVSYGPRFYRAALAALKTAVEELPV, encoded by the coding sequence ATGGCCACCGACGTAGCGGATCTCAGGGCCCGCGCCGAAAGGCTCCGCGAGCTGCACCGGGGCGACATGCTCGTACTGCCCAACGTCTGGGACGCGGGAAGTGCGAAGGTCGTGGCGGAGGCCGGGTTCCCGGCGGTCGCCACGGCCAGCGCCTCCGTCTCGGCGATGCTCGGCCACCCCGACGGAGAGGGCGCACCCTGGCAGGAGATGTTCGCCGCGGCCGGGCGCGTCGCCCGCGCTGTCACGGTCCCGGTCACGGTGGACGCCGAGGCGGGATACGGCATGAAGCCGGCTGAACTGGTGTCACGCCTGCTGGAGACCGGCGCGGTGGGCTGCAACCTGGAGGACAGCGACCACCGGGCCGGCGGTCTGGTGGACGCCGGTGCCCAGGCGGAATGGCTCGCGGGAGTCCGTCTCGCCGCGGACGACGCCGGAGTCCCTCTCGTCATCAACGCCCGGGTCGACGCCTTCCTGCCTGCCGGCGGTGTCCCCGAGGCAGACCGCGTCGCGGAGGCCGTCCGGCGTGGCCTGCTGTACCTGGCGGCCGGCGCCGACTGCGTCTATCCGATCGGCATGCGCGAGAGGGACCAGGTCGCCGCGCTCGTCGCCGGACTCCCAGGACCGGTCAACGCCAACCCCGGCGGCCCCCTCGACCTGGCCACGCTGAGGGAACTCGGCGTGGCACGGGTCTCCTACGGGCCGCGCTTCTACCGCGCGGCGCTGGCCGCCCTGAAGACGGCCGTCGAAGAGCTGCCGGTCTGA
- a CDS encoding DUF4331 domain-containing protein — MTLRRKPAGIGRRKSAALLLTLSTAVAGAALAGPGAGVGQASSHREAPLIASDPQVDNTDLYAFSSPDKSDTVTLVANWYPFQEPNGGPNFYPFATDAHYDINIDSQGTGKPDLTYRWTFRNEDRRGDKTFLYNNGVVNNLTDPTLLFRQHYTLQEIRAGHRPVTLVRDAIAAPSNVGKASMPNYGRLRNQATRRLPGGGQTVASQAADPFFLDLRIFDLLYGGNLSETGHNTLNGYNVNTLAIQVPKSALAYRGNATRNPVVGVWSTTERRTLQLSPGKATPTGPYVQVSRLGNPLVNEAVVPAGLKNAFNALPPSQDHNQPRLVGRVLDPEVPKLIQKIYGIPAPATPRTDLQEIFLTGIAKAAGGPLAVDLNSQLLNKDIDKRRFVPAEELRLNMSTPVTADPNRLGVLAGDFQGFPNGRRMGDDVVDIALQVLEGATPGHLVQALAAGDGVNGPGRPFTGTFPYIALPFTDAVNQAG, encoded by the coding sequence ATGACCCTTCGCAGAAAACCGGCCGGCATCGGCCGGCGGAAGTCGGCCGCCCTCCTGCTCACGCTGAGCACCGCGGTCGCGGGTGCGGCGCTGGCCGGTCCCGGCGCCGGCGTCGGCCAGGCGTCCAGCCACCGCGAGGCGCCGCTGATCGCCTCGGACCCGCAGGTCGACAACACCGATCTCTACGCGTTCTCCAGCCCCGACAAGTCCGACACGGTGACGCTGGTCGCGAACTGGTACCCGTTCCAGGAGCCCAACGGCGGGCCGAACTTCTACCCGTTCGCCACCGACGCGCACTACGACATCAACATCGACAGCCAGGGCACCGGCAAACCGGACCTCACCTACCGGTGGACGTTCCGCAACGAGGACCGCCGCGGCGACAAGACGTTCCTGTACAACAACGGGGTCGTCAACAACCTCACCGACCCGACCCTGCTGTTCCGCCAGCACTACACGCTGCAGGAGATCAGGGCCGGCCACCGCCCCGTCACGCTGGTCAGGGACGCCATCGCCGCCCCGTCCAATGTCGGCAAGGCGTCCATGCCGAACTACGGGCGGCTGCGGAACCAGGCGACCCGCAGGCTGCCCGGCGGCGGGCAGACCGTGGCGAGCCAGGCGGCCGACCCGTTCTTCCTCGACCTGCGGATCTTCGACCTCCTCTACGGCGGGAACCTCAGCGAGACCGGCCACAACACGCTCAACGGCTACAACGTGAACACCCTGGCCATCCAGGTGCCCAAGTCCGCGCTGGCCTACCGCGGCAACGCCACGCGTAACCCGGTCGTCGGAGTGTGGAGCACCACCGAGCGGCGTACGTTGCAGCTGAGCCCCGGCAAGGCCACCCCCACCGGCCCCTACGTGCAGGTCTCCCGGCTGGGCAACCCGCTGGTCAACGAGGCGGTCGTCCCCGCGGGCCTGAAGAACGCCTTCAACGCCCTGCCGCCGTCCCAGGACCACAACCAGCCCAGGCTCGTCGGACGAGTCCTCGACCCCGAGGTGCCCAAGCTCATCCAGAAGATCTACGGCATCCCCGCCCCCGCCACCCCGCGCACCGACCTCCAGGAGATCTTCCTGACGGGCATCGCGAAGGCGGCCGGCGGCCCGCTGGCGGTCGACCTCAACTCGCAGCTGCTGAACAAGGACATCGACAAGCGGCGCTTCGTGCCCGCGGAGGAGCTGCGGCTGAACATGTCGACCCCGGTCACGGCGGACCCGAACCGGCTCGGCGTGCTCGCCGGCGACTTCCAGGGCTTCCCGAACGGGCGGCGCATGGGTGACGACGTCGTCGACATCGCCCTGCAGGTGCTCGAAGGCGCCACGCCCGGGCACCTCGTCCAGGCCCTGGCCGCCGGCGACGGCGTCAACGGTCCCGGCCGCCCCTTCACGGGCACGTTCCCGTACATCGCGCTGCCCTTCACCGACGCGGTGAACCAGGCCGGATGA
- the larA gene encoding nickel-dependent lactate racemase, translating into MRIRLAYGESGLDIDVDPAVTTVVEPVHHEAAGDQAAALTAALRHPVAGPPLRERVRPGQTVAISMCDGTRPQPRHLMIPAVLAELEGIVRLDDVVILVATGTHRGNTDAELRRMLGDDVVDRVRVVNHDARDRSLLTWMGVHGDQVPVWLNKQWVEADVRITTGFVEPHFFAGFSGGPKLVAPGLAALETVLVLHDASRIGSPRATWGVTRGNPVHDDVRAIAEATGVTFALDVILNRDKDIVAAFGGDLIPMHAAATAAATGMAMRPVPEPFDVVVTTNSGFPLDQNLYQAVKGMSAAFQVVRPGGMIVCAAECRDGFPDHGSYRQVLASAGSPQELLRTIEARSAAETVPDQWQVQIQARIQAGSEVVMATSYLTDDELATAHLRQTRDVSETVARALAPAGRGARLCVLPEGPQTIPYLTGLI; encoded by the coding sequence GTGAGGATTCGCCTGGCGTACGGCGAGAGCGGGCTGGACATCGACGTGGACCCCGCCGTGACCACCGTGGTCGAGCCCGTGCACCATGAGGCCGCCGGTGACCAGGCCGCGGCGCTGACCGCGGCGCTGCGGCACCCGGTCGCCGGGCCTCCGCTGCGGGAGCGGGTCCGCCCCGGGCAGACGGTGGCGATCTCGATGTGCGACGGCACCCGCCCGCAGCCGCGGCATCTGATGATCCCCGCTGTCCTGGCGGAGCTGGAAGGGATCGTACGTCTCGACGACGTCGTGATCCTGGTCGCCACCGGGACCCACCGTGGCAACACCGACGCCGAGCTGCGGCGGATGCTCGGTGACGACGTCGTCGACCGGGTGCGTGTCGTCAACCACGACGCGCGCGACCGGAGTCTGCTGACCTGGATGGGCGTCCACGGCGACCAGGTGCCGGTATGGCTCAACAAGCAATGGGTCGAGGCCGACGTCCGGATCACCACCGGGTTCGTAGAACCGCACTTCTTCGCCGGCTTCTCCGGCGGCCCCAAGCTCGTCGCCCCCGGGCTTGCCGCCCTGGAGACCGTGCTCGTACTCCACGACGCCTCCCGTATCGGCAGCCCCCGTGCCACCTGGGGCGTCACCCGCGGAAACCCCGTCCACGACGATGTGCGCGCCATCGCCGAGGCCACCGGTGTCACCTTCGCCCTCGACGTGATCCTGAACCGGGACAAGGACATCGTCGCCGCGTTCGGCGGCGACCTGATCCCCATGCACGCCGCCGCCACCGCCGCCGCTACAGGCATGGCCATGCGCCCGGTGCCGGAGCCGTTCGACGTGGTGGTCACGACCAACTCCGGCTTCCCACTGGATCAGAACCTCTACCAGGCGGTGAAGGGGATGTCGGCCGCCTTCCAGGTGGTACGGCCTGGAGGGATGATCGTGTGCGCCGCCGAATGCCGCGACGGCTTCCCCGATCACGGTTCCTACCGCCAGGTCCTGGCCTCGGCGGGCTCACCCCAGGAGCTGCTCAGGACCATCGAGGCGCGTTCGGCGGCTGAGACCGTCCCCGACCAGTGGCAGGTGCAGATCCAGGCCCGCATCCAGGCCGGAAGCGAGGTGGTGATGGCGACCTCGTACCTGACCGACGACGAGCTGGCAACCGCCCACCTGCGACAGACGCGGGACGTCTCGGAAACCGTGGCCCGGGCTCTTGCCCCCGCAGGGCGGGGGGCGCGGCTGTGCGTTCTCCCCGAAGGCCCGCAGACGATTCCCTATCTGACCGGACTCATCTGA
- a CDS encoding MFS transporter: MSDQKILPTGDPPLDRTGEQRRLAVAVAVIAVARFMVVLDGTIMIVALPRIGRTLSMSGSDLAWVINAYSLTFGGLMLVAGRVGDLLGRKRVFRFGIVFFGAASLAGGLAPTGGSLIVLRALQGVGAAIATPGALSLLVSTFPIGPLRTKALGVYGAATGMASVMGLLLGGLLTTYLGWRWVLFVNVPIAALTAVGVRALDDGDPTPGKLDLPGATTETAGVGSLVFAVNRAGEQGWSDPTVITCLGASAVLLLAFVLLQRSSSRPMIPRGVLAEPGRARANVITLVTAAGMFATFYFLTLYLQQVHGYSALRTGLFFLPFAVGFGIAAGGVGPQLLARTSERAALSVGLLIAAGGMIWFSFLTAHSNPFTVVLPASLVTGIGLGATQVVTTSVGVRGIDNSEAGVGSSLLTAGSQIGSALGLAVLATVASAATRHRTATNHAQFNEALTHGYTIAFIVAAGIYLASLTIAFTIKPLREPRTADGGAGISPTC; this comes from the coding sequence ATGTCCGACCAGAAGATCCTGCCGACAGGCGACCCCCCTCTCGACCGGACCGGCGAACAGCGTCGGCTGGCAGTCGCTGTGGCGGTGATCGCGGTCGCACGTTTCATGGTGGTGCTCGACGGCACCATCATGATCGTCGCCCTGCCGCGTATCGGCCGGACGCTGAGCATGTCCGGATCCGATCTGGCCTGGGTGATCAACGCGTACTCGCTCACTTTCGGCGGCCTCATGCTCGTCGCCGGCCGAGTCGGCGACCTGCTGGGGCGCAAACGCGTATTCAGGTTCGGGATCGTCTTCTTCGGCGCCGCGTCGCTCGCTGGAGGCCTCGCGCCGACCGGCGGGAGCCTCATCGTTCTCCGCGCGCTCCAGGGAGTGGGCGCCGCGATCGCCACACCCGGTGCACTGTCCCTCCTGGTCAGCACCTTTCCGATCGGTCCCCTGCGCACCAAGGCGCTGGGGGTCTACGGGGCGGCGACGGGAATGGCCTCGGTCATGGGTCTGCTCCTGGGGGGCCTTCTCACGACATACCTCGGATGGCGATGGGTGCTCTTCGTCAACGTGCCGATCGCGGCCCTGACCGCTGTCGGCGTCCGTGCTCTGGACGACGGCGACCCGACTCCCGGAAAACTCGACCTGCCCGGCGCGACAACCGAGACCGCGGGCGTGGGCAGCCTCGTCTTCGCAGTCAACCGGGCAGGAGAGCAGGGCTGGAGCGACCCGACCGTCATCACCTGTCTCGGCGCGTCAGCGGTCCTTCTCCTGGCGTTCGTCCTGCTCCAGAGGTCGAGCAGCCGGCCGATGATTCCACGCGGGGTCCTCGCCGAGCCAGGACGGGCACGCGCCAACGTGATCACGCTGGTCACCGCCGCCGGTATGTTCGCCACCTTCTACTTCCTCACGCTCTACCTGCAGCAGGTGCACGGGTACTCCGCACTGCGCACCGGCCTGTTCTTCCTGCCCTTCGCTGTCGGCTTCGGCATAGCCGCCGGCGGCGTCGGCCCCCAACTGCTCGCGAGGACATCCGAACGAGCCGCACTGTCCGTCGGCCTGCTCATCGCCGCCGGCGGCATGATCTGGTTCAGCTTCCTCACGGCGCATTCCAACCCGTTCACCGTGGTCCTGCCCGCTTCGCTCGTCACCGGGATCGGACTGGGGGCAACCCAGGTGGTGACAACAAGCGTCGGCGTTCGAGGTATCGACAACTCCGAGGCAGGCGTCGGCTCGAGTCTGCTGACCGCGGGCAGCCAGATCGGCAGCGCCCTGGGCCTGGCCGTTCTCGCCACCGTGGCCTCGGCCGCGACGCGCCACCGGACCGCGACGAACCACGCCCAGTTCAACGAGGCACTCACGCACGGCTACACGATCGCGTTCATCGTCGCGGCCGGGATCTATCTCGCAAGTCTGACCATCGCGTTCACCATCAAGCCGCTGCGCGAGCCTCGAACGGCGGACGGCGGAGCAGGGATTTCCCCGACATGCTAA
- the uvrA gene encoding excinuclease ABC subunit UvrA yields MSKDATDLFVHVRGASENNLRNIDVDIPRDAMVAFTGVSGSGKSSLAFGTLYAEAQRRYFESVAPYARRLLQQVGAPHVQEITGLPPAVALQQRRGSPSSRSTVGTITTLSNLLRMLYSRAGTYPPGAARLEAESFSPNTAAGACPECHGLGVVHDVAEDLLVPDPSLSIREGAIAAWPGAWQGANLRSVVSGLGIDIDRPWRRLRKKDRDWLLYTDEQPSVYIEPEEERVDYGYQGKFWSARKHVMHVLADSKSDKMRERALRFVRSVPCPVCHGSGLRPEALAVTFAGRSIAEINAMPLTEVVALLRPVAERSEADATTSTARSGETTEVAVRICGDLVARVDVLLDLGLGYLSLGRRSTSLSPGEAQRLRIATQLRSGLFGVVYVLDEPSAGLHPADAEPLLDVLDRLKAAGNTLFVVEHDMDVVRRADWVVDIGPGAGEGGGRVLYSGPVAGLEQVGTSATSQYLFGRAQPLAHRPRTPHGWLHLSGVSRHNLRNVSVDVPLCVLTAVTGVSGSGKSTLVTQVLAEVVRGHLGLVPEEPEEAQLEVDVQDASGVESFDRLVRVDQRPIGRTPRSNLATYTGMFDAVRKLYAGTDEARARGYSAGRFSFNLPDGRCETCQGEGFVAVELLFLPGTYAPCPTCHGARYNAETLEVTYRGKNIAEVLGLSVDDAAAFLSAVPAASRSLETLREVGLGYLRLGQPATELSGGEAQRIKLATELQRARRGHALYLLDEPTAGLHPSDIALLLRQLHRLVDAGNTVVLVEHDLDTIATADWVIDLGPGGGDAGGRVVAAGPPTDVARARRSATAPYLAARLARS; encoded by the coding sequence GTGAGCAAGGACGCGACCGACCTCTTCGTGCATGTCCGGGGTGCCAGTGAGAACAACCTGCGGAACATCGATGTCGACATTCCGCGGGACGCGATGGTCGCCTTCACGGGTGTCTCCGGTTCGGGCAAGTCCTCGCTCGCCTTCGGCACCCTCTACGCGGAGGCCCAGCGGCGCTACTTCGAGTCCGTGGCGCCGTACGCCCGACGGCTCCTGCAGCAGGTCGGCGCACCGCACGTGCAGGAGATCACCGGACTGCCACCGGCCGTGGCCCTGCAGCAGCGACGCGGGTCGCCCAGCTCGCGCTCGACGGTCGGCACCATCACCACGCTGTCCAATCTGTTGCGCATGCTGTACTCCCGCGCGGGCACCTATCCGCCGGGGGCAGCCCGACTGGAGGCCGAGTCGTTCTCACCCAACACCGCGGCCGGCGCCTGCCCGGAGTGCCACGGGCTGGGCGTGGTGCACGACGTCGCCGAGGACCTGCTTGTCCCGGACCCCTCGCTGAGCATCCGCGAGGGGGCGATCGCCGCCTGGCCCGGCGCCTGGCAGGGCGCCAACCTGCGCAGTGTCGTGAGCGGCCTGGGGATCGACATCGACCGACCGTGGCGCAGGCTCAGGAAGAAGGACCGGGACTGGCTGCTGTACACCGACGAGCAGCCCTCCGTGTACATCGAGCCGGAGGAGGAGCGCGTCGACTACGGCTACCAGGGCAAGTTCTGGAGCGCGCGCAAGCACGTCATGCACGTCCTCGCCGACTCCAAGAGCGACAAGATGCGCGAACGGGCGCTCCGGTTCGTCAGGAGTGTGCCCTGCCCCGTGTGTCACGGCAGCGGGCTGCGGCCCGAGGCGCTCGCCGTGACCTTCGCGGGACGTTCCATCGCCGAGATCAACGCGATGCCGCTCACCGAGGTCGTGGCGCTGCTGCGGCCCGTCGCGGAGCGGTCCGAGGCCGACGCCACCACGTCGACCGCCCGATCCGGGGAGACGACCGAGGTCGCGGTCCGGATCTGCGGCGACCTGGTCGCGCGGGTCGACGTGCTGCTCGACCTCGGGCTCGGATACCTCAGCCTCGGGCGCCGCTCGACGAGCCTGTCGCCCGGCGAGGCGCAGCGCCTGCGGATCGCCACCCAGCTGCGCTCGGGGCTGTTCGGCGTCGTCTACGTCCTCGACGAACCCTCCGCGGGCCTGCACCCGGCCGACGCGGAACCGCTGCTGGACGTGCTGGACCGCCTCAAAGCGGCGGGCAACACGCTCTTCGTCGTGGAGCACGACATGGACGTCGTACGGCGGGCCGACTGGGTGGTCGACATCGGCCCCGGCGCGGGCGAGGGCGGCGGACGCGTGCTGTACAGCGGCCCGGTCGCCGGTCTTGAGCAAGTCGGGACGTCGGCCACGAGCCAGTACCTGTTCGGGCGCGCCCAGCCGCTCGCCCACCGCCCGCGCACACCGCACGGCTGGCTGCACCTGAGCGGCGTCTCCCGCCACAACCTGCGCAACGTGTCCGTCGACGTACCGCTCTGCGTACTGACGGCGGTGACGGGCGTGTCCGGTTCAGGAAAGTCGACGCTGGTGACGCAGGTGCTCGCCGAGGTCGTCCGCGGCCACCTCGGACTCGTACCCGAGGAGCCGGAGGAGGCGCAGCTGGAGGTCGACGTCCAGGACGCGTCGGGCGTCGAGTCGTTCGACCGGCTGGTCCGGGTGGACCAGCGGCCCATCGGCCGGACTCCCCGGTCCAACCTCGCCACGTACACCGGGATGTTCGACGCGGTGCGCAAGCTGTACGCGGGGACGGACGAGGCCCGGGCGCGCGGCTACTCGGCCGGGCGGTTCTCCTTCAACCTGCCCGACGGGCGGTGCGAGACCTGCCAGGGCGAAGGATTCGTCGCGGTGGAACTGCTGTTCCTGCCCGGCACCTACGCGCCATGCCCGACCTGCCATGGCGCCCGGTACAACGCCGAGACGCTGGAAGTCACCTACCGCGGCAAGAACATCGCGGAGGTGCTGGGGCTGTCCGTCGACGACGCCGCCGCGTTCCTGTCCGCCGTCCCGGCCGCCTCCCGCAGCCTGGAGACGTTGCGCGAGGTGGGACTGGGGTACCTGCGGCTGGGGCAGCCCGCGACGGAGCTCAGCGGCGGTGAGGCGCAACGCATCAAACTGGCCACCGAACTGCAACGAGCCCGCCGCGGGCACGCGCTCTACCTGCTCGACGAGCCGACGGCGGGTCTGCACCCCTCGGACATCGCGCTGCTGCTGCGACAGCTGCACCGGCTCGTCGACGCCGGCAACACGGTCGTCCTCGTCGAGCACGACCTCGACACGATCGCCACCGCCGACTGGGTCATCGACCTCGGTCCGGGCGGCGGCGACGCGGGCGGGCGGGTGGTGGCGGCGGGCCCGCCGACCGATGTGGCGCGGGCCCGCCGCAGCGCCACCGCGCCCTACCTCGCGGCCCGGCTCGCGCGCTCCTGA